The DNA region ATCCACAATCTCTATTACGAGTCCGCCGCTGTGGTGGTGGCGCTGGTATCGGTCGGCAAATATCTTGAAGCCAGCAACCAGGAGAAGACGAAGAGCGCGATTACAAAACTGATGGCGCTTGCGCCCGACACCGCCGTGTTGGTCGACGACAACGGCCAATGGGAAGTACCGATCAAAATGATCAAGGTCGGCGACACCGTACTGGTCAAGCCCGGCGCGAGAGTTCCGCTCGACGGCGTCGTGACCTCCGGCAGCGGCAGTGTCAACGAGGCGATGCTGACCGGAGAGAGCTTGCCGGTGGTGAAAACCGAGGGCAGCGAGGTCATCGGCGGCAGCGTCTCGGTTGACGGCGCACTGTATGTCCGGGTCACCCGGATCGGCGAGGACACGACGCTCTCGAAGATCATCAAATTCGTCGAGGACGCGCAGGGAAAAAAGGCTCCGATCTCCAAGACGGCGGACAAGGTCGCCGGCGTGTTCGTCCCGATCGTCATGGGGATTGCGCTGGTCTCGGCTATGATCTGGCTTTTGACCGGTGCGGAGTTTTCGTTCGCGCTCAAGGTTTTCACGAGCGTGCTGGTCATCGCCTGCCCGTGCGCCATGGGACTCGCCACGCCGACAGCCATTATCGTCGGCACGGGGTTGGGCGCGTCTAAGGGTATTTTGGTGCGCAGCGGCGAGGCGCTCGAGATCACCCACAAGGTTACCGCCGCCATCTTCGACAAGACCGGCACGATCACCGAGGGAAAACCCGCCGTGACAGACATCGTGGCAGACAATGAAGAAGAGCTTTTAAGAACGGCATATATGTTGGAGAAATTCTCCGACCATCCGCTCTCCAGGGCCATCTGCGACGCGGCCAAGACCCGGGGGATTGAAACCACTGAGACGGCAAAAGATTTTGCGAGCATCGCGGGCAGGGGACTTTTCGGGAACGATCAAAACGGTCTGCGCATTCTGGCGGGAAGCGCCGCTCTTCTGATCGAAAACAAAATCCCGATTCAAAAATATCAAGAGGCGCTGGAACGCGTTCAGGGTGAGGGCAAGACGGCGGTTTTGATTGCACGGGATAATAAGGTGTTGGGGCTGATTGCGATTGCCGACACCGTCAAGCCCGACGCGAAAGACGCCGTGGATGCCCTGAAAAAGATGAATGTCAGGACCGTTTTGCTCACAGGCGACAACCGCGCCGCCGCCGAATATATCGGGGCTGCGGTGGGCGTGGATGAGATTGTCTCTGAGGTGCTGCCGACCGAGAAGGCAGAAGTCGTCAAACGCTATCAGGAAAAAGGCGGTGCTGTGATGATGGTCGGGGACGGCATCAACGACGCGCCGGCGCTCGTTCAGGCGGACGTGGGCTGCGCTGTCGGCAGCGGCAGCGACATCGCCATTGACTCCGCCGA from Oscillospiraceae bacterium includes:
- a CDS encoding heavy metal translocating P-type ATPase, which translates into the protein MKKEVYDIGGMHCASCSSAVERVTKKLPGVQKSEVNLPMNRLTISYDETAVKPEDIISKVEKAGFTAAPHASEERPAVMEENGKKLAHEKAALIVSACFAGVLLLVSMGHMLFPSMPFPDILSPDTHPVNFAMLQMLLSIPVLFLGKRYFTGGFKSLFHGNSNMDTLVAVSASASFIYSLAMTFLIADNPHYIHNLYYESAAVVVALVSVGKYLEASNQEKTKSAITKLMALAPDTAVLVDDNGQWEVPIKMIKVGDTVLVKPGARVPLDGVVTSGSGSVNEAMLTGESLPVVKTEGSEVIGGSVSVDGALYVRVTRIGEDTTLSKIIKFVEDAQGKKAPISKTADKVAGVFVPIVMGIALVSAMIWLLTGAEFSFALKVFTSVLVIACPCAMGLATPTAIIVGTGLGASKGILVRSGEALEITHKVTAAIFDKTGTITEGKPAVTDIVADNEEELLRTAYMLEKFSDHPLSRAICDAAKTRGIETTETAKDFASIAGRGLFGNDQNGLRILAGSAALLIENKIPIQKYQEALERVQGEGKTAVLIARDNKVLGLIAIADTVKPDAKDAVDALKKMNVRTVLLTGDNRAAAEYIGAAVGVDEIVSEVLPTEKAEVVKRYQEKGGAVMMVGDGINDAPALVQADVGCAVGSGSDIAIDSADIVLMKSELMDVVRAVRLSRLTIRNIRQNLFWAFIYNTLGIPVAAGVLYPFFGLLLSPMIGGLAMSLSSLFVVTNALRLKGKKL